In the Agrococcus sp. Marseille-Q4369 genome, one interval contains:
- a CDS encoding glycine betaine/L-proline ABC transporter ATP-binding protein produces the protein MAVRVEHLTKVFGRRGLEAADRLAAGASREDVAKLGTAAVIDASFEVRRGEIFVVMGLSGSGKSTLIRMLNGLLDATHGTVEIAGERVTGIDAKRLRAVRRSQVSMVFQHFALLPHRTVLDNVAYGLEIQGVDRERRLELARDVVRRVGLSGWEERFPSELSGGMQQRVGIARALCADTPVLLMDEAFSALDPLIRREMQEQLVELQAELGKTIVFITHDLNEAMFLGDRIAVMRDGRIVQIGTPEEILTDPANDYVAQFVQDVDRTRVLTAASVMEPPAASVPATVGPRGALRAMRDVQSSTLLVTGPGRTVLGAVRDRDVLRAVQRGHRELRPLVDADVHRVSPDTSLAELPELAVTSGLPIAVVDGGDRLLGVIPRVMLLAALGNVPTETSEMAIVDLPPALDPALVAQTLDDASARFDGQEVRDAR, from the coding sequence ATCGCCGTGCGCGTCGAGCACCTCACGAAGGTGTTCGGCCGCCGGGGCCTCGAGGCCGCCGACCGCCTCGCCGCCGGCGCCTCGCGAGAGGACGTCGCCAAGCTCGGCACCGCCGCCGTCATCGACGCCTCCTTCGAGGTGCGACGCGGCGAGATCTTCGTCGTGATGGGGCTCTCGGGCTCCGGCAAGTCGACGCTCATCCGCATGCTCAACGGCCTGCTCGACGCCACGCACGGCACCGTCGAGATCGCCGGCGAGCGCGTGACCGGCATCGACGCGAAGCGACTGCGCGCCGTGCGCCGCTCGCAGGTCTCGATGGTCTTCCAGCACTTCGCGCTCCTGCCCCACCGCACGGTGCTCGACAACGTCGCCTACGGACTTGAGATCCAGGGCGTCGACCGCGAGCGCCGGCTCGAGCTCGCGCGCGACGTCGTCCGCCGGGTCGGGCTCTCCGGCTGGGAGGAGCGGTTCCCGAGCGAGCTCTCCGGCGGCATGCAGCAGCGCGTCGGCATCGCCCGCGCCCTCTGCGCCGACACCCCCGTGCTGCTCATGGACGAGGCGTTCAGCGCGCTCGACCCGCTCATCCGCCGCGAGATGCAGGAGCAGCTCGTCGAGCTGCAGGCCGAGCTCGGCAAGACGATCGTCTTCATCACCCACGACCTCAACGAGGCGATGTTCCTCGGCGACCGCATCGCCGTCATGCGCGACGGCCGCATCGTGCAGATCGGCACGCCCGAGGAGATCCTCACCGACCCCGCGAACGACTACGTCGCGCAGTTCGTGCAGGACGTCGATCGCACCCGCGTGCTCACCGCAGCGAGCGTGATGGAGCCGCCCGCCGCATCCGTGCCCGCCACCGTCGGGCCGCGCGGCGCGCTCCGCGCGATGCGCGACGTGCAGAGCTCGACCCTCCTCGTCACGGGGCCGGGCCGCACCGTGCTCGGTGCCGTGCGCGACCGCGACGTGCTGCGCGCCGTGCAGCGCGGGCACCGCGAGCTGCGCCCGCTCGTCGACGCCGACGTGCACCGCGTCTCGCCCGACACGAGCCTCGCCGAGCTGCCGGAGCTCGCCGTCACGAGCGGCCTGCCGATCGCGGTCGTCGACGGCGGCGACCGCCTGCTCGGGGTCATCCCGCGCGTCATGCTGCTCGCGGCGCTCGGCAACGTGCCGACCGAGACGTCGGAGATGGCGATCGTCGACCTGCCGCCCGCGCTCGACCCGGCGCTCGTCGCCCAGACCCTCGACGATGCGAGTGCTCGCTTCGATGGACAGGAGGTGCGCGATGCTCGATGA
- a CDS encoding SseB family protein has protein sequence MANPTLDALHDIDATDHAGAWAVVRDAELVVPAVVENPRDPGSGRFLVVPHGELQLVVAFTSTKRIGGFVTKTRRHLKLTGAELAAAIPKGHAIVLDPGHDDGRVFLPDVLATDAVS, from the coding sequence GTGGCCAACCCGACGCTCGACGCCCTGCACGACATCGATGCGACCGATCACGCCGGCGCGTGGGCGGTCGTGCGCGACGCCGAGCTCGTCGTGCCCGCGGTCGTCGAGAACCCGCGCGACCCGGGCTCCGGCCGGTTCCTCGTCGTGCCGCACGGCGAGCTGCAGCTCGTCGTCGCGTTCACGTCGACGAAGCGCATCGGCGGCTTCGTCACCAAGACGCGCCGGCACCTGAAGCTCACGGGTGCCGAGCTCGCCGCGGCCATCCCGAAGGGGCACGCGATCGTGCTCGACCCCGGGCATGACGACGGCCGCGTCTTCCTGCCCGACGTGCTCGCGACCGACGCGGTTTCCTAG
- a CDS encoding 3'-5' exonuclease — protein MALDFTAIDFETANGSAASACAVGLVKVRDGLIVDRFSTLIQPSFPHDEFWEWNTRIHGIHAHQVLDAPDWAEAQRLILEFGGDDVYVAHNAGFDKGVMRAAAKAARLPVPDMRWTDSLRIARKTFALESYRLPVAALAAGFDDFRHHDAGGDAEACAAIVIGAAKRHELDDLDALVKRCMSAVHEIGERHEELAELEAARRAAQRERPWWQ, from the coding sequence ATGGCGCTCGACTTCACGGCAATCGACTTCGAGACCGCCAACGGCAGCGCGGCCTCCGCGTGCGCGGTCGGCCTCGTGAAGGTGCGGGACGGCCTCATCGTCGACCGCTTCTCGACGCTCATCCAGCCCTCCTTCCCGCACGATGAGTTCTGGGAGTGGAACACGCGCATCCACGGCATCCACGCCCACCAGGTGCTGGATGCGCCCGATTGGGCCGAGGCGCAGCGGCTCATCCTCGAGTTCGGCGGCGACGACGTCTACGTCGCCCACAACGCCGGCTTCGACAAGGGCGTCATGCGCGCGGCAGCGAAGGCCGCGCGGCTGCCGGTGCCCGACATGCGCTGGACCGACTCGCTGCGCATCGCCCGCAAGACCTTCGCGCTCGAGTCGTACCGGCTGCCGGTCGCGGCGCTCGCGGCGGGCTTCGACGACTTCCGCCACCACGACGCGGGCGGCGATGCCGAGGCGTGCGCGGCGATCGTGATCGGCGCCGCGAAGCGGCACGAGCTCGACGATCTCGACGCGCTCGTCAAGCGCTGCATGTCGGCCGTGCACGAGATCGGTGAGCGCCACGAGGAGCTCGCCGAGCTCGAGGCGGCACGGCGCGCGGCGCAGCGCGAGCGGCCGTGGTGGCAGTAG